Proteins from a genomic interval of Salvelinus alpinus chromosome 7, SLU_Salpinus.1, whole genome shotgun sequence:
- the LOC139580411 gene encoding transmembrane protein 100-like, producing MGCSSGRQAPAPGLHSDLDCGSSLPPESPHGGGDLVLPPESLSTLQCLAQATGGTEKSWYRCVFPFGVISLVIGVAGTAVTFMYNTPDLYQTKVVSMVLLVVGVVMLLMAAICWRDHRLKRRKKKEGGFFCSEQGNL from the coding sequence ATGGGCTGCTCCTCGGGACGCCAGGCCCCGGCCCCAGGGCTTCACTCAGACCTGGACTGTGGCAGCAGCCTACCCCCGGAGTCGCCCCATGGAGGAGGGGACCTGGTCCTACCCCCAGAGTCACTCTCTACGCTGCAGTGTCTGGCCCAGGCCACGGGTGGTACGGAGAAGTCCTGGTACCGCTGTGTGTTTCCGTTCGGGGTGATCTCTTTGGTGATCGGGGTAGCGGGAACGGCAGTCACCTTCATGTATAACACGCCAGACCTGTACCAGACCAAGGTGGTGTCCATGGTGCtgctggtggtgggggtggtcaTGCTGCTGATGGCGGCCATCTGCTGGAGAGACCACAGgctgaagaggaggaagaagaaggagggaggtttcTTCTGCTCCGAACAGGGCAACTTGTGA